In one window of Constrictibacter sp. MBR-5 DNA:
- a CDS encoding ABC transporter substrate-binding protein: protein MRRGAKTLALVVPVLGAMSIVQPALAQKSGGIFKIYHRDSPPSLSIHEEATNSTVMPMMSVMNNLVIFDQLKPIGSLDTIVPDLGESWTWEDDGKKLKFKLREGVKWHDGKPFTAKDVKCTFDLVQGKGDAKLRKNPRKVWYHNLDEVTTNGDHEVTFNLKRRQPSFIALLASGYTPVYPCHVTPAEMRTKPIGTGPFKFVEFKQNEYIKLTKNPDYWQKGRPYLDGIEFTIIKNRSTRMLAFVAGDFDMTYTTDITIPMLKDVKSQAPDAICEVRPTNVNRNLIVNAEKPPFNDPKMRRAMMLALDRQAFIDIISEGNDDQGGMMLPPPEGVWGMPPEVLETVAGYGKNVEKNRAEARKLMEELGYGPDKRLPIKVSTRNIAIYRDPAVILIDQLKDIYMDAELEVVETSLWHAKVARKDYTVGMNLTGIGVDDPDVAFYENFKCDSERNYTQYCNPELEKKFDEQSMETDIEKRKKLVWEIDKQLQEDAARPVIYHARSATCFQPWVKNLTTSANSSYNGFRYDNVWLADRK, encoded by the coding sequence ATGAGACGTGGAGCGAAGACGCTTGCCCTGGTGGTCCCGGTTCTGGGCGCCATGAGCATCGTGCAGCCGGCACTGGCGCAGAAGTCCGGCGGTATTTTCAAGATCTATCATCGTGATTCGCCGCCGTCGCTTTCTATCCACGAGGAGGCGACGAACTCGACCGTCATGCCGATGATGAGCGTGATGAACAACTTGGTCATCTTCGACCAGTTGAAGCCCATCGGCAGCCTCGACACTATCGTTCCTGACCTCGGCGAGAGCTGGACCTGGGAAGACGACGGAAAGAAGCTGAAGTTCAAGCTCCGCGAAGGCGTGAAGTGGCACGACGGCAAGCCGTTCACCGCGAAGGACGTGAAGTGCACCTTCGATCTCGTCCAGGGCAAGGGCGACGCCAAGCTGCGCAAGAACCCGCGCAAGGTCTGGTATCACAATCTCGACGAGGTCACGACGAACGGCGACCATGAGGTCACGTTCAACCTGAAGCGGCGCCAGCCGTCGTTCATCGCGCTCCTCGCATCGGGCTACACGCCGGTCTATCCGTGCCATGTGACCCCGGCGGAGATGCGGACCAAGCCGATCGGTACCGGGCCGTTCAAGTTCGTCGAGTTCAAGCAGAACGAGTACATCAAGCTCACGAAGAACCCGGACTACTGGCAGAAGGGCAGGCCCTATCTCGACGGGATCGAGTTCACGATCATCAAGAACCGGTCGACCCGCATGCTGGCGTTCGTCGCCGGCGACTTCGACATGACGTACACGACCGACATCACCATTCCGATGCTTAAGGACGTGAAGTCGCAGGCGCCGGACGCGATCTGCGAGGTGCGGCCGACCAACGTCAACCGCAACCTGATCGTCAATGCCGAGAAGCCGCCCTTCAACGACCCGAAGATGCGGCGCGCCATGATGCTGGCGCTCGACCGGCAGGCTTTCATCGACATCATCAGCGAAGGCAACGACGACCAGGGCGGCATGATGCTGCCGCCGCCGGAAGGCGTGTGGGGCATGCCTCCGGAGGTCCTCGAGACCGTCGCCGGCTACGGCAAAAACGTCGAGAAGAACCGTGCCGAGGCACGCAAGCTGATGGAAGAGCTGGGCTATGGTCCGGACAAGCGGCTGCCGATCAAGGTCTCGACGCGCAACATTGCGATCTACCGCGACCCGGCCGTCATTCTGATCGACCAGCTGAAGGACATCTACATGGATGCCGAGCTGGAGGTGGTCGAGACGAGCCTCTGGCACGCCAAGGTCGCGCGGAAGGACTACACGGTCGGCATGAACCTGACCGGCATCGGCGTCGACGATCCCGATGTCGCCTTCTACGAGAACTTCAAGTGCGACTCGGAGCGTAACTACACGCAGTACTGCAATCCGGAGCTCGAGAAGAAGTTCGACGAGCAGTCGATGGAAACCGACATCGAGAAGCGCAAGAAGCTGGTGTGGGAGATCGACAAGCAGCTGCAGGAAGATGCGGCGCGCCCGGTCATCTATCACGCCCGTTCTGCGACCTGCTTTCAGCCCTGGGTGAAGAACCTGACGACCTCGGCCAACAGCTCCTACAACGGCTTCCGGTACGACAACGTCTGGCTGGCCGACCGAAAGTAG
- a CDS encoding zinc-binding dehydrogenase, with product MKAAVLTEEGVRVRDVPTPEPKPNEVLVKVRACGLNRADLLVASGHAHGRIGGAGTVIGLEWAGEVVACGAEATGVKVGDRVMCSGSGGWAEYAVTDYGRASPVPANNMSWEQAATLPVALQTMHDAIVTNGRMQKGDAVLIQGASSGVGLLGMKIARHMGARLVIGTSTNAERRARLSEFGADLALDSRDPGWVDAVLAATDGKGVELIVDQISGYVANQNMQAAAILGRIVNVGRLGGFKGEFDFDLHALRRIDYIGVTFRTRSAEEIREIVRRMRADLWDAVESGALALPIDRTFALDEAADALARMKANAHLGKIVLTV from the coding sequence ATGAAAGCAGCCGTACTGACGGAAGAGGGCGTGCGCGTCCGCGACGTGCCGACGCCGGAGCCGAAGCCGAACGAAGTGCTGGTCAAGGTCCGCGCCTGCGGCCTGAACCGGGCCGACCTGCTGGTGGCGAGCGGCCATGCGCACGGCCGCATCGGCGGCGCCGGGACAGTGATCGGCCTGGAATGGGCCGGCGAGGTGGTGGCCTGCGGTGCCGAGGCGACGGGCGTGAAGGTCGGCGACCGGGTGATGTGCTCGGGCAGCGGCGGTTGGGCCGAGTATGCCGTGACCGACTATGGGCGCGCCTCGCCGGTGCCGGCGAACAACATGAGCTGGGAGCAGGCGGCGACGCTGCCGGTCGCGCTGCAGACCATGCACGACGCCATCGTCACCAACGGCCGCATGCAGAAGGGCGACGCCGTGCTGATCCAGGGCGCCAGTTCCGGCGTCGGCCTGCTCGGCATGAAGATCGCCAGGCACATGGGCGCACGGCTGGTGATCGGCACCTCGACCAATGCCGAGCGGCGGGCGCGCCTGTCCGAATTCGGCGCGGACCTCGCCCTCGATTCCCGCGATCCCGGCTGGGTCGATGCGGTGCTCGCGGCGACGGACGGTAAGGGCGTCGAACTGATCGTCGACCAGATCTCGGGCTATGTCGCCAACCAGAACATGCAGGCGGCCGCGATCCTCGGGCGCATCGTCAACGTCGGCCGGCTCGGCGGCTTCAAGGGCGAGTTCGACTTCGACCTGCACGCCCTGCGCCGCATCGACTATATCGGCGTGACCTTCCGGACCCGCTCGGCCGAGGAGATCCGCGAGATCGTGCGCCGGATGCGGGCCGACCTGTGGGACGCGGTGGAGAGCGGGGCGCTGGCGCTGCCGATCGACCGCACCTTCGCGCTCGACGAGGCAGCGGATGCGCTCGCCCGCATGAAGGCCAACGCGCACCTCGGCAAGATCGTCCTGACGGTGTGA